Within the Methanomassiliicoccales archaeon genome, the region CTTATTGGTCTTGAGGGTCCCGATGAGCATGACGCCTGAGAATATCGCCCACATGAACAGGAAGGCTGCCATGGCGCTCGATCCAGTCTCAGTCCCGATCCCCATTTGGGGCATGACGATCAACGCGACAAGTGATATCCAGAACATTCCGTAGGAGGTGAAGGCCATCATGCCGAAGGTGTTGCCCTTCTTCCATTCCATCACTCCAGCTACCACCTGGGCTATCCCTCCATAGAAAATTCCCATTGCCAGTATCATACTTCCGAGGGCGAAGAATCCAGCGTTGTGCAGGTTCAACAGGATAGTGGTCATTCCAAAGCCCATCAATCCCAGGGGGGCGGGATTGGCCGTTTTGCTTAGGTTAGCGGTTATTTGAGCCATTTGATAATCCTCGTTTCGTATTATTCCGTTATATCGAGGCACGATAATTACGATTGCGCTTCTCATCATTTCATAATATAACAATCCTTCACCTTCAATTCTCAATATCAGTTATGTCGGCACTCGAGACCTAATACAACCTCCATTTTCTCAAGACATCTGGCTACCTTTTGAAGGGTTGACCTGAAACTAGAAATAGAAGGTTGGATGGACTTTGATATCAACGGTCGCTATCCGTACAAAGGGATATATCTAACAAGCCAGATTGTCATCATGGTGCCAGGAATGAATGACAAAGAGGGACAGATCGCCGTGCAAATGGCACGACAGACGATCGATGCGGAGACCAAAGAGGAGGATATGGGTGTACTGAACGCACCTGGAAGTTTCAATGAGAAAAGGGGTGTCTTCGTCACGCTGTCCACCTATCCTGAGCACAACCTGAGGGGATGCATCGGATATCCCGAACCCATCTTCTCCCTTGCCAAGGCCATCCTGCTTGCGGCCGAAGGCGCATGCCATGATCCCCGGTTCCCGTCACTGAAGGCGAAGGAGCTGGATGATATTGTCGTCGAGGTCAGCGTGCTCACTCCGCCCGAGGAGATCAAGATCGCCGACCGGAAGAACCTGCCTGAAGCGGTAAAGGTAGGAGTGGACGGTCTGATCATGGAGAACGGACCATACAGAGGGCTGCTGCTGCCGCAGGTCCCCGTGGAATGGGAATGGAACTCGGTCACTTTCCTGGAACAGACCTGCATCAAGGCAGGGTTGCTGCCGGACATGTGGCTGGACAGATCCACCAAGG harbors:
- a CDS encoding acetate uptake transporter, translating into MAQITANLSKTANPAPLGLMGFGMTTILLNLHNAGFFALGSMILAMGIFYGGIAQVVAGVMEWKKGNTFGMMAFTSYGMFWISLVALIVMPQMGIGTETGSSAMAAFLFMWAIFSGVMLIGTLKTNKVMIFVFGSLTLLLVLLGLGNGLNNPDIKMIAGYEGIICGASALYLAAAEILNEVYGRAILPIFSTSKQEKILENVVAETSE
- a CDS encoding TIGR00296 family protein, with protein sequence MNDKEGQIAVQMARQTIDAETKEEDMGVLNAPGSFNEKRGVFVTLSTYPEHNLRGCIGYPEPIFSLAKAILLAAEGACHDPRFPSLKAKELDDIVVEVSVLTPPEEIKIADRKNLPEAVKVGVDGLIMENGPYRGLLLPQVPVEWEWNSVTFLEQTCIKAGLLPDMWLDRSTKVYKFQGEVFAESNPHGPVRRKELV